The Usitatibacter rugosus genome segment CCGTGGATCAGCTTGGAGCTTCCCGAGCTGGTGGACGAGGCGAGGTCGCCCTGCTCCACCATCGTGACCGCGAGTCCCCGGCCGGCAGCGTCGCGCGCGATGCCCGCGCCATTGATGCCGCCGCCGATGATGAGGAGGTCCCGGACCCCGCCCGCCGTCATGCCTTGTCCCCGAACTGCAACCACCACAGGATACCGAAGGCGGTCTTGGTGTCGGTGATGAGCCCTTCGCGCAGCCACTGCGCGGCTTCGTCGAGGCGCGCGGGGAAGGTGAGGAGGTGCTCGCCCACGTCGAGCTGGTGGCCCACGTGGGTGAGACCGCGGGCGCCGTACAGCTCGATGATCTCGTCGGAGTAGCCGATGCAGGGCTCGAGCCGCGCGATCCGCCACCACTCGGCCGCCTCGTAGCCGCACTCCTCCACCAGCTCGCGCTTCGCGGTCTCCAGGGGCGGCTCGGTGGGCTCGATCTTGCCGGCCGGCAGCTCGATGAAATGCGCCGCGCGCGGGTAGCGGTACTGGCGCTCGAGGAGGATGGTCTCGGGATCGAGGAAGGCGAGGATCATCACCGCGCCGGGGTGCTTCACGTACTCGCGCCAGGCGACCGCGCCGTCGGGCAGGCGGATCTCGTCGCGGTGGAGCTTCAGCAGGCCGCCGTCGTAGGCGAGCCGCGAGGACAGCGGGTGCTCGGTGAAATCCGGGCCGTCGGGCGGCTTCACGCTCACATCGAGAGCTTGACGGCGGTGGCGCAGAGGTCCATCAGCGGCCCGGGCAGGATGCCCAGCACGAGCGCGGCGAAGGCGTTGGCCGAGAGCACGAGGCGCGTGTCGGAGCGTCCGGCCAGCACGAGCTCGCCCGCGGGCTCGTCCATGTACATGAGCTTCACGATGCGCAGGTAGTAGAACGCGCCGATCACGCTCATCACGACGGCGAAGACGACGAGCCAGATGTAGCCGGCATCGAGGGCCGACTGCAGCACCGAGAGCTTGGCGAAGAACCCGACCGTGGGCGGGATGCCGGCGAGCGAGAACACCAGCACCATCATCAGGAACGCGAACCACGGCGACTTCTTCGCGAGGCCTTTCCAGTCGTCCAGGTTCTCGGCCTCGAAGCCGGCGCGCGTGGCCATCATGAGGATGCCGAAGGTGCCGAGGGTGGTGAGCACGTAGGTGATCACGTAGAACATCGCGGCGCCGTAGCCCACCACGGTGCCGGAGAGGATGCCCAGCACCATGAAGCCCATCTGGCCGATGGTCGAGTAGGCGAGCATGCGCTTCAGGTTCGTCTGCGCGATGGCGACCACGTTGCCGAGGGCGAGCGAGCCGACCGCGAGGATCACCAGCATCTGGGCCCAGTCCGCCGTCATGCCCTGCAGGCCCGTGACCAGCACGCGGATCGTGAACGCGAAGGCCGCGATCTTGGGTGCCGCGGCGATGAAGAGCGTGGCCGGCGTGGAGGCGCCGTGATAGACGTCCGGGATCCACATGTGGAACGGGACCAGGCCCACCTTGAACGCGAGGCCCGCCACGACGAACACGAGGCCGAAGACGAGCAGCGTGCCCGACACCTGGGCCGAGCCGATGGCCTTCGAGATCGCCGTGAGCTCCAGCGCACCCGTGCCGCCGTAGACCATCGACATGCCGTAGAGCAGCAGGCCCGAGGAGAGCGCTCCGAGGATGAAGTACTTCATCGCGGCCTCGGTGGCGCGCGTGGAATCGCGCTGCAGCGCCACCATGGCGTAGAGCGAGAGCGCCTGCAGCTCGAGGCCGATGTAGAGCGTGATGAAGTGGTGCGCGGAGACCATCATCATCATGCCGAGCGCGGCGAAGAGCGAGAGCGACAGGAACTCGCCCGTGAGCAGGCCCCTCGCCTCGAGGTATTCGCGGCCGTAGAGCAGCGTGGCGGCCACCGAGAGCAGCACCGCGGCCTTCAGCACCTGCGACATGAGGTCGGAGACGAACATGCCGTTGAAGGCCAGCGCCGGCGCGTGGCCCGCGCCCCACACCGTGAGCACGCCTACGCCGGCGAGGGCCAGGAGCGACAGCCAGTAGGTGACGTACTTCTCGTCGTCGGCCAGGAAGAGGTCGACCACCAGGAGCGCGCAGGCCAGCGTCGCCAGCGCGATCTCGGGGAGCGCGGGCGCGAAGCTGGAGAGGGTGTAGGCAGCGCTCATTTCGTCTTCGACTCGGCGATGTGCTTGAGGAGGCCCTGGACCGAGGGGTTCATGACGTCCGTGAGGGGCTTGGGATTCACGCCGAGGGCGAGCACGGCGGCGGCGAGCACCGCGAGGAAGAGCTTCTCGCGGCCGTTCAGGTCCTTCAGCGCCTTCACGTTCTCGTTGGCCACCTCGCCGTAGATGACGCGCTTGGTCATCCACAGGGTGTAGGCGGCGCCGAAGATCAGCGTCGTGGCGGCGAGGAACGCCCACCAGAAGCTCACCTTCATGGTGCCCAGGATCACGAAGAACTCGCCCACGAAGCCGCTGGTGCCCGGCAGGCCCGAGTTGGACATCGCGAAGAAGACGAAGAACGCGGCGAAGACGGGCATGGTGTTCGCCACTCCGCCGTAGTCGGAAATCCGCCTCGAGTGCACGCGGTCGTAGAGCACGCCCACGCACAGGAACATGGCCGCCGAGATGAAGCCGTGCGAGATGCACTGCACCAGGCCGCCGAGGATGCCGTCGGCGTTGAAGACGAAGAAGCCCAGCGTCACGAAGCCCATGTGCGAGATCGACGAGTAGGCGATCAGGCGCTTCATGTCGTCCTGCACCAGCGCCACCAGGCCGATGTAGACGATCGCCACGAGCGAGAGCACGACCATGAAGCCCTGCAGGGCCTGCGCCGCATCCGGCGCGATCGGCAGGTTGAATCGCAGGAAGCCGTACGCGCCGATCTTCAGCGTGATGGCCGCGAGGATCACCGAGCCGCCCGTGGGCGCTTCCGTGTGCGCGTCGGGCAGCCACGTGTGCACCGGCCACATCGGCACCTTCACCGAGAACGACGCGAACATCGCGAGGAAGATGAGGATCTGCGCCTCGAGCGGGATGGCCAGGCGGTGGTAGTCGAGGATCTCGAAGCTGCCGTTGGTCTTGCCGTAGAGGTAGATGAACGCGGCCAGCATCAGCAGCGAGCCCAGCAGCGTGTACAGGAAGAACTTCAC includes the following:
- a CDS encoding NUDIX domain-containing protein; protein product: MKPPDGPDFTEHPLSSRLAYDGGLLKLHRDEIRLPDGAVAWREYVKHPGAVMILAFLDPETILLERQYRYPRAAHFIELPAGKIEPTEPPLETAKRELVEECGYEAAEWWRIARLEPCIGYSDEIIELYGARGLTHVGHQLDVGEHLLTFPARLDEAAQWLREGLITDTKTAFGILWWLQFGDKA
- a CDS encoding NADH-quinone oxidoreductase subunit M — its product is MLFGFPVLSLTIWVPIAFGVLVLAVGNERNPAAARWLSLAGAVLGLLVAIPLWTQFQVTPAMQFVEMKPWIAHFNVNYHLGVDGIAMPLLLLNCFTTILVVIQGWGSVSERVPQYNAAFLIMSGLINGVFASLDAILFYVFFEAMLIPMFLIIGIWGGPNRVYAAVKFFLYTLLGSLLMLAAFIYLYGKTNGSFEILDYHRLAIPLEAQILIFLAMFASFSVKVPMWPVHTWLPDAHTEAPTGGSVILAAITLKIGAYGFLRFNLPIAPDAAQALQGFMVVLSLVAIVYIGLVALVQDDMKRLIAYSSISHMGFVTLGFFVFNADGILGGLVQCISHGFISAAMFLCVGVLYDRVHSRRISDYGGVANTMPVFAAFFVFFAMSNSGLPGTSGFVGEFFVILGTMKVSFWWAFLAATTLIFGAAYTLWMTKRVIYGEVANENVKALKDLNGREKLFLAVLAAAVLALGVNPKPLTDVMNPSVQGLLKHIAESKTK
- the nuoN gene encoding NADH-quinone oxidoreductase subunit NuoN, coding for MSAAYTLSSFAPALPEIALATLACALLVVDLFLADDEKYVTYWLSLLALAGVGVLTVWGAGHAPALAFNGMFVSDLMSQVLKAAVLLSVAATLLYGREYLEARGLLTGEFLSLSLFAALGMMMMVSAHHFITLYIGLELQALSLYAMVALQRDSTRATEAAMKYFILGALSSGLLLYGMSMVYGGTGALELTAISKAIGSAQVSGTLLVFGLVFVVAGLAFKVGLVPFHMWIPDVYHGASTPATLFIAAAPKIAAFAFTIRVLVTGLQGMTADWAQMLVILAVGSLALGNVVAIAQTNLKRMLAYSTIGQMGFMVLGILSGTVVGYGAAMFYVITYVLTTLGTFGILMMATRAGFEAENLDDWKGLAKKSPWFAFLMMVLVFSLAGIPPTVGFFAKLSVLQSALDAGYIWLVVFAVVMSVIGAFYYLRIVKLMYMDEPAGELVLAGRSDTRLVLSANAFAALVLGILPGPLMDLCATAVKLSM